One genomic region from Phragmites australis chromosome 1, lpPhrAust1.1, whole genome shotgun sequence encodes:
- the LOC133921267 gene encoding uncharacterized protein LOC133921267, which produces MASDTEGIAALFSMYNDDEEEDEDTDEPNLPSSAPPAATAPDPAVPSSPPLPQAGREDSNPRQEPPSPPLSSEPAGRKTLASPNPSPALPPLPSRRSSSPFAVSSPSPLRPPSSAPPADLPRPPRRGALAIVDYAHDEMAMSPEQEDGEIMNGAHGSGSDVRAAEGNLEERTVSGTVHIMTPNIQAEIPQHPDAPEQNQVETDTAMDVTGAEIEDALMEETPDISTNGESDDPLSRFLPPPVANKCSAALQQKINKFLAYKRAGKSFNAEVRNRKDYKNPDFLQHAVRYQEIDQIGTHFSKDVFDPFGYDKSDYYDEIEADMKRELERKEQEKKKSPKVEFIAGGVQPPISASIPKIPALAGVTTLPVPAEGVQKETRPNKKSKWDKVDGDIKNPTVCSGHDNLSTVSAALLASANVGAGFAAFAQQKRKEAEEKRASDYKPDRRS; this is translated from the exons ATGGCGTCCGACACCGAGGGCATCGCGGCCCTCTTCTCCATGTACAACGAcgacgaggaagaggatgaggacACCGACGAGCCCAACCTGCCTTCCTCGgcgccgcccgccgccacgGCGCCCGACCCTGCAGtaccctcctcgccgccgctccctcAAGCCGGACGCGAGGACTCCAACCCTAGGCAGGAGCCCccgtcccctcccctctcctcggAGCCGGCCGGCCGCAAAACCCTAGCGAGCCCCAACCCTTCCCCGGCGCTTCCGCCGCTGCCCTCGCGCCGCTCATCCTCGCCTTTCGCGGTCTCGTCCCCCTCCCCGCTCCGGCCACCATCGTCCGCGCCGCCGGCCGACCTGCCACGCCCGCCGCGGCGTGGCGCGCTTGCCATCGTGGACTACGCGCACGATGAGATGGCCATGTCGCCCGAGCAGGAG GATGGGGAGATCATGAACGGCGCACACGGATCCGGCTCAGATGTTCGGGCTGCTGAGG GGAATCTTGAAGAACGTACTGTCTCAGGTACTGTTCATATTATGACCCCAAATATTCAAGCAGAAATTCCTCAGCATCCCGATGCACCTGAGCAGAACCAAGTAGAGACAGATACAGCAATGGATGTGACTGGAGCAGAAATTGAAGATGCCCTGATGGAGGAAACTCCTGATATTTCAACTAATGGTGAATCTGATGATCCGTTGAGTCGTTTCCTTCCTCCACCTGTTGCTAACAAATGCTCTGCGGCATTACAG CAAAAAATTAACAAGTTCCTTGCATACAAAAGGGCTGGAAAGAGCTTTAACGCTGAAGTGCGCAACAGAAAGGACTACAAAAATCCTGATTTTTTGCAGCATGCTGTGCGGTACCAAGAAATCGATCAGATAGGGACCCACTTCAGTAAAGACGTTTTTGATCCTTTTGGGTATGACAAAAGTGACTACTATGATGAGATAG AAGCTGATATGAAGCGTGAACTCGAGAGGAAGGaacaggagaagaaaaaaagtccAAAAGTTGAATTTATTGCTGGAGGTGTACAACCTCCAATTAGTGCATCAATACCGAAGATTCCAG CTTTAGCTGGTGTGACTACACTCCCGGTACCTGCGGAAGGTGTACAAAAAGAAACTAGGCCAAACAAGAAGTCAAAATGGGATAAG GTTGATGGAGATATTAAGAACCCTACAGTATGTAGTGGACACGACAATTTATCAACTGTTTCTGCGGCACTTTTGGCTTCTGCTAATGTTGGTGCTGGATTTGCTGCTTTTGC GCAACAAAAGCGAAAAGAGGCTGAAGAGAAGAGGGCAAGCGATTATAAGCCAGACAGAAGATCTTAG
- the LOC133921257 gene encoding CBL-interacting protein kinase 19-like: MAGTTPPPPQAGRPAPSAAAKRGGGAGGLLMGKYELGRLLGHGNFAKVYHARHAETEENVAIKVLDKEKAVRSGLVPHIKREIAVLRRVRHPNIVQLFEVMATKTKIYFVMELVRGGELFSRVSKGRLREDVARRYFQQLVSAVAFCHARGVFHRDLKPENLLVDENGDLKVSDFGLSAVADQFRPDGLLHTFCGTPAYVAPEVLARRGYDGAKADVWSCGVILFVLMAGYPPFHDKNIMAMYRKIYKGEFRCARWFSRDLTSLLMRILDPNPNTRITLPEVMESRWFKKGFKPVKFFIEDDQLHSVIDDEDDVLGMGTAAPVPVPLPLPPPLSPLPPQKVDGDDSGSESDSSVTSCPAMVSSDENQRLRGSLPRPASLNAFDIISFSRGFNLSGLFEEKGDELRFVSDVPMLDIITKLEDIAKLKSFKLRRKDWRVCLEGTREGVKGPLTIGAEIFELTPPLVMVEVKKKAGDNEEYENFCNKELKPGMQHLVHPMIRAPSIPNDTEWVERLSR, from the exons ATGGCGGGaaccacgccgccgccgccgcaggcggGGCGTCCGGCCCCGTCCGCCGCGGCCAAGCGAggaggcggcgccggaggaTTGCTGATGGGGAAGTACGAGCTGGGGCGCCTCCTGGGGCACGGCAACTTCGCGAAGGTGTACCACGCGCGGCACGCGGAAACCGAGGAGAACGTGGCCATCAAGGTGCTCGACAAGGAGAAGGCGGTGCGGAGCGGGCTCGTCCCCCACATCAAGCGCGAGATCGCCGTGCTCCGACGCGTGCGCCACCCCAACATCGTGCAGCTGTTCGAGGTCATGGCCACCAAGACGAAGATCTACTTCGTCATGGAGCTCGTCCGCGGCGGCGAGCTCTTCTCCCGCGTCTCCAAGGGCCGCCTCAGGGAGGACGTTGCCCGCCGCTACTTCCAGCAGCTCGTGTCCGCCGTTGCCTTCTGCCACGCCCGCGGCGTCTTCCACCGGGACCTCAAGCCCGAGAACCTCCTCGTTGACGAAAACGGGGACCTCAAGGTATCGGACTTTggcctctccgccgtcgccgaccagTTCCGCCCTGACGGCCTGCTCCACACCTTCTGTGGCACGCCAGCCTATGTCGCCCCCGAAGTGCTCGCGCGCCGCGGATACGACGGCGCCAAGGCGGACGTGTGGTCGTGCGGCGTCATCCTGTTTGTGCTCATGGCCGGGTATCCCCCTTTCCACGACAAGAACATCATGGCCATGTACCGGAAGATTTACAAGGGCGAGTTCCGGTGCGCGAGGTGGTTCTCCAGGGACCTTACCAGCTTGCTGATGCGCATTCTTGACCCCAACCCCAACACGAGGATCACTTTGCCGGAGGTCATGGAGTCTCGCTGGTTCAAGAAAGGTTTCAAGCCAGTCAAGTTCTTTATTGAGGATGACCAGCTACACAGCGTGatagatgatgaggatgatgtgcTGGGCATGGGgactgctgctcctgttcctgTTCCTCTACCATTGCCACCTCCACTGTCACCTCTACCTCCACAAAAGGTTGATGGTGATGACTCAGGGTCGGAATCAGACTCATCGGTGACATCCTGCCCTGCTATGGTGTCGTCTGATGAGAACCAGAGGCTCCGTGGGTCACTCCCACGCCCAGCAAGCCTTAATGCATTTGACATCATATCATTCTCAAGGGGATTCAACTTATCAGGGTTATTTGAAGAAAAAGGGGATGAGCTGAGGTTCGTCTCGGATGTGCCCATGTTGGATATCATAACTAAGTTGGAGGACATTGCAAAGTTGAAGAGCTTCAAGTTGCGGAGGAAGGACTGGCGGGTGTGCCTAGAGGGTACAAGGGAAGGAGTTAAGGGGCCACTAACAATTGGTGCGGAGATATTTGAACTCACACCGCCCCTTGTAATGGTGGAGGTAAAGAAGAAGGCAGGGGATAACGAAGAGTATGAGAACTTTTGCAACAAGGAATTGAAGCCAGGAATGCAGCACCTTGTCCACCCTATGATCCGAGCTCCAAGTATACCTAATGATACCGAGTGGGTCGAAAG GCTTTCAAGGTAA